A portion of the Stigmatella aurantiaca DW4/3-1 genome contains these proteins:
- a CDS encoding YciI family protein has translation MKYILMMNTPGGGPYQVAQWPQQDLKAHIAFMMGFAKKLGESGELVAAEGLAGPDQAQRVRAGQDGKPITDGVFPESKEFLAGYWIVDVESPERAYEIAAQASAAPGPGGAPLNMAIEVRQVMSGPPKDLP, from the coding sequence ATGAAGTACATCCTGATGATGAACACCCCCGGCGGGGGGCCGTACCAAGTCGCCCAATGGCCCCAGCAGGACCTCAAGGCGCACATCGCGTTCATGATGGGCTTCGCCAAGAAGCTCGGAGAGTCGGGCGAGTTGGTGGCGGCCGAAGGCCTGGCCGGACCTGACCAGGCCCAGCGCGTGCGCGCTGGGCAGGACGGCAAGCCCATCACCGACGGCGTCTTCCCGGAGTCCAAGGAGTTCCTCGCCGGTTACTGGATCGTGGACGTCGAGAGCCCCGAGCGCGCCTACGAGATCGCCGCGCAGGCCTCCGCCGCGCCCGGCCCGGGGGGCGCGCCGCTCAACATGGCCATCGAAGTGCGGCAGGTGATGAGCGGGCCCCCCAAAGACCTGCCGTGA
- a CDS encoding RNA polymerase sigma factor, which produces MPPSLDTHAEHLLRDLAPQVLGAVIRRFHDFSASEDAVQEALIAAATQWPREGVPSDPGAWLIQVAARRLTDHVRAEAARRHREAIVVSLVPPEQQIALAADHDGASGRDDSLILLFMCCHPALSPSSAIALTLRAVGGLTTAEIAKAFLVPEATMAQRISRAKQSIQASGVPFQMPTEEERAQRLGAVMHVLYLMFNEGYTASSGPELHRSDLSGEALRLTRMLHSHLPDDAEAAGLLALMLLTDARRAARTGPAGELIPLTEQDRSLWDPRAIAEGIALITTALSKGAVGAYQLQAAIAAVHDEAARAEDTDWPQLLALYSLLMRLSDNPMVALNHAIATAMVHGPAAGLELLKALDADARMVGHHRLDAVRAHLLERAGDSEAAITHYKRAAGRTTSLPERNYLLTQAARLSDARKPPPR; this is translated from the coding sequence ATGCCGCCCTCGCTGGACACCCATGCCGAGCACCTGCTGCGTGACCTCGCCCCCCAGGTGCTTGGCGCGGTCATCCGGCGGTTCCACGACTTCAGCGCCTCGGAAGATGCGGTTCAAGAGGCGTTGATCGCGGCCGCCACGCAATGGCCGCGCGAGGGCGTGCCCAGCGACCCAGGCGCATGGTTGATCCAGGTCGCAGCGCGGCGCCTCACCGATCACGTCCGGGCCGAGGCGGCCCGCCGCCACCGCGAGGCGATTGTGGTCAGCCTCGTGCCCCCCGAGCAGCAGATCGCCCTGGCCGCCGATCACGACGGCGCTTCGGGGCGGGACGACTCGCTCATCCTGCTCTTCATGTGCTGCCACCCCGCGCTCTCGCCCTCCTCCGCGATCGCGCTGACGCTGCGTGCCGTGGGTGGCCTGACGACGGCCGAGATCGCCAAGGCGTTCTTGGTCCCGGAAGCGACGATGGCGCAACGGATCAGCCGGGCCAAGCAGAGCATCCAGGCCTCCGGTGTGCCGTTCCAGATGCCCACGGAAGAAGAGCGCGCGCAACGGCTTGGCGCCGTGATGCACGTGCTCTACCTGATGTTCAACGAAGGCTACACGGCAAGCTCCGGCCCCGAGTTGCACCGCAGCGACCTGTCGGGCGAGGCCCTGCGCCTGACACGCATGCTCCACTCCCATCTTCCGGACGACGCCGAGGCCGCGGGCCTGCTGGCGCTGATGCTCCTGACCGACGCGCGGCGCGCGGCACGGACCGGGCCCGCGGGCGAGCTGATCCCCCTCACCGAACAAGACCGAAGCCTGTGGGATCCACGCGCGATCGCCGAGGGCATCGCGCTCATCACCACGGCGCTGTCGAAGGGCGCTGTCGGCGCCTATCAACTGCAAGCCGCGATCGCGGCCGTGCATGACGAGGCGGCACGGGCCGAGGACACGGACTGGCCCCAGCTCCTCGCGCTGTACAGCCTGCTGATGCGGCTGTCCGACAACCCGATGGTGGCGCTCAACCACGCGATCGCGACGGCCATGGTGCACGGCCCTGCGGCGGGACTCGAGCTGCTGAAAGCACTCGACGCCGATGCGCGCATGGTGGGTCATCACCGCCTCGACGCCGTGCGTGCGCACCTGCTGGAGCGGGCAGGCGACTCCGAGGCGGCCATCACCCACTACAAAAGGGCCGCCGGCCGCACGACGAGTCTTCCGGAGCGCAACTACCTGCTGACGCAAGCGGCCCGGTTGAGTGACGCCCGGAAGCCCCCTCCCCGGTGA
- a CDS encoding arginine--tRNA ligase, whose amino-acid sequence MRQKVRALINDTLTALKNAGTLKLELVPGYTVEAPKNPAHGDWSVNVAMMLTKAEGKPPRDIAQAIVKGLVDPQGIVTKVDVAGPGFLNFTLKEQVHQQVAREVLQAGETFGHQAPKSTGKRVLVEFVSANPTGPVHIGHARGAFMGDAVARLLEAAGHDVTREFYINDYGKQVETLGRTVHKRYRQLFGQQVELGEGEYPAEYVIDIAKDWKEAVGDKYLHLPESEWLPEAMAVGIRENLKAIRATLQQANIRHDVFFSEASLHTSGKVLAIVDEYKRRGATYEAAEAERTGEKVRHEDSKAAQYTDRQRGGTFLRTSQHGDDEDRIILRHDGTPVYLTADLAYHQEKYNRGFDRIIDVFGADHAGHTPRISAGMTLLGLDAKKLEFLLVQLVRITRGGEEVKVSKRKGTVFELEDLIHEAGADVCRFLFLVKTANSRFDFDLDLVKKQSKDNPVFYFQYGHARCASILKKAAEKGTPFVGLEGLTPAHLARLTLPEELSMLKKMSQLPDVVASAAERLEPHHVLYFCQELITDFHSYYTKYKTDPIISGDSEKTQGRLGLVAALKQTLRSAFALLGIQAPEYMEAPPDEE is encoded by the coding sequence ATGCGGCAGAAGGTTCGCGCCCTCATCAACGACACGCTCACGGCGCTCAAGAACGCTGGCACGCTCAAGCTGGAGCTGGTGCCGGGCTACACCGTGGAAGCCCCGAAAAACCCGGCCCATGGCGACTGGTCGGTCAACGTGGCGATGATGCTCACCAAGGCCGAGGGCAAGCCTCCCCGTGACATCGCCCAGGCCATCGTGAAGGGGCTGGTGGATCCGCAGGGCATCGTCACCAAGGTCGACGTGGCCGGCCCCGGCTTCCTCAACTTCACGCTCAAGGAGCAGGTCCACCAGCAGGTGGCGCGCGAGGTGCTCCAGGCCGGAGAAACCTTCGGCCACCAGGCGCCCAAGTCCACGGGCAAGCGGGTGCTGGTGGAGTTCGTCTCCGCGAACCCCACGGGGCCGGTCCACATCGGCCACGCCCGCGGGGCCTTCATGGGCGACGCGGTGGCGCGCCTGCTGGAGGCCGCCGGCCATGACGTCACCCGCGAGTTCTACATCAATGACTACGGCAAGCAGGTAGAGACGCTCGGCCGCACCGTGCACAAGCGCTACCGGCAGCTCTTTGGCCAGCAGGTGGAGCTGGGCGAGGGCGAGTACCCGGCCGAGTACGTCATCGACATCGCCAAGGACTGGAAGGAGGCGGTGGGCGACAAGTACCTGCACCTGCCCGAATCCGAGTGGCTGCCCGAGGCCATGGCGGTGGGCATCCGCGAGAACCTGAAGGCCATCCGCGCCACGCTGCAACAGGCGAACATCCGCCACGATGTGTTCTTCAGCGAGGCCTCGCTGCACACCTCGGGCAAGGTGCTCGCCATCGTCGACGAGTACAAGCGGCGCGGCGCCACCTACGAGGCCGCCGAGGCCGAGCGCACGGGCGAGAAGGTGCGCCACGAGGACAGCAAGGCGGCGCAGTACACGGACCGGCAGCGGGGCGGCACGTTCCTGCGCACCAGCCAGCATGGGGATGACGAGGACCGCATCATCCTGCGGCACGACGGCACCCCGGTGTACCTGACCGCGGACCTCGCCTACCACCAGGAGAAGTACAACCGCGGCTTCGACCGCATCATCGATGTGTTCGGCGCGGACCACGCCGGGCACACGCCCCGCATCTCCGCGGGCATGACGCTGCTCGGGCTGGATGCGAAGAAGCTCGAGTTCCTCCTCGTCCAACTCGTGCGCATCACCCGGGGGGGCGAGGAAGTCAAAGTCAGCAAGCGCAAGGGCACCGTGTTCGAGCTGGAGGACCTCATCCACGAGGCCGGCGCGGACGTGTGCCGGTTCCTCTTCCTGGTGAAGACGGCGAACTCCCGGTTCGACTTCGACTTGGATCTGGTGAAGAAGCAGTCCAAGGACAACCCCGTCTTCTACTTCCAGTATGGCCACGCGCGGTGCGCCAGCATCCTGAAGAAGGCCGCGGAGAAGGGCACCCCCTTCGTGGGGCTGGAGGGGCTCACCCCGGCCCACCTGGCACGCCTGACGCTTCCCGAGGAGCTGTCCATGCTCAAGAAGATGAGCCAGCTGCCCGACGTGGTGGCCAGCGCCGCGGAGCGCCTGGAGCCCCACCACGTGCTCTACTTCTGTCAGGAGCTCATCACCGACTTCCACAGCTACTACACGAAGTACAAGACGGACCCCATCATCAGCGGTGACTCCGAGAAAACCCAGGGACGGCTCGGATTGGTGGCCGCGCTCAAGCAGACCCTGCGCAGCGCGTTCGCGCTTCTGGGAATCCAGGCCCCCGAGTACATGGAGGCCCCTCCGGACGAGGAGTGA
- a CDS encoding alpha/beta hydrolase yields the protein MGSIHIIRDFFSPQEGFARTLRIYLPDGYDASSDRRYPVLYMHDGQNVFAHPESSLYDTWCANIALDRLVGEGRLEPWIIVAVDSTNHRLAEYSPWDEPRSHVVARGQGYVRFAVETLKPYVDSHLKTRQGPEWTAVMGSSLGGLMALHLGWTHPELYGRIGGLSPSVMWGYGRMFEQWTSHTRRWSRIYLDAGTHENIDPVGYQMRYGDATRDFYFHLKRLGYADHELFLVLEPEGLHHELDWQRRLPLALRWLLS from the coding sequence ATGGGCTCCATCCACATCATTCGAGACTTCTTCTCCCCCCAGGAAGGCTTCGCCCGCACCCTGCGCATCTACCTGCCAGACGGTTACGACGCATCCTCGGACAGGCGTTACCCCGTGCTCTACATGCACGACGGGCAAAACGTCTTCGCTCACCCGGAATCCTCTCTCTACGATACTTGGTGTGCCAACATTGCCCTGGACCGGCTGGTGGGCGAGGGGCGCCTGGAGCCGTGGATCATCGTCGCCGTCGATTCGACGAACCACCGGCTCGCGGAGTACTCCCCCTGGGATGAGCCTCGAAGCCACGTGGTGGCCCGAGGCCAAGGCTACGTCCGGTTCGCCGTCGAGACGCTCAAGCCTTACGTCGATTCCCATCTGAAGACACGCCAGGGGCCCGAGTGGACGGCCGTCATGGGCTCCTCCCTCGGCGGGCTGATGGCGCTGCACCTGGGCTGGACGCACCCAGAGCTGTACGGCCGCATCGGTGGATTGTCCCCTTCGGTGATGTGGGGCTACGGCCGCATGTTCGAGCAGTGGACGTCTCACACCCGCCGGTGGAGCCGCATCTACCTGGATGCCGGCACGCACGAGAACATCGATCCGGTGGGCTACCAGATGCGCTACGGCGATGCCACGCGCGACTTCTACTTCCACCTCAAGCGGCTGGGCTACGCCGACCATGAGCTGTTCCTCGTGCTGGAACCCGAAGGGCTCCACCACGAGTTGGACTGGCAACGCCGGCTCCCGCTCGCCCTGCGCTGGCTGCTGAGCTGA
- a CDS encoding ATP-grasp domain-containing protein — translation MNVVFISPHFPSHYIHFVTALRERGVNVLGIGDTPHDSLKPELRNMLSEYYYTPSLDNHEALLRAMGYFTWRHGRIHRIDSLNETWLEAESRLREDFFVPGLLPGDIARLRSKLGMHDLFKKAGIPHPDAIPATDAAQVKAFAQRVGYPLVLKPDVGVGAAHTFKVKNDGEVDALFTQPLPTSYVAQTFVQGAIVTYDGMVDREGRIVCTFSHEYSNGIMESVIEQRDTVIWSLRDLPPELDALGQRMVAALGLRERWFHLEFFRLDNGSFVALEANLRPPGSVLTDMMNYACDIDVYRLWARMLTGEPVCPFQYTRKYHVCHTARRSSRHYTHPHREVVSKLGESLLQHLEMPAVFHSALGNEIYITRHQNLDTMKEAVQFIQKIA, via the coding sequence ATGAACGTCGTTTTTATCTCTCCTCACTTCCCGTCGCACTACATCCACTTCGTCACGGCCTTGCGCGAGCGCGGGGTCAACGTGCTGGGAATTGGCGACACACCGCATGACTCCCTGAAGCCTGAGCTGCGCAACATGCTCAGCGAGTACTACTACACGCCCAGCCTCGACAACCACGAGGCCCTCCTGCGGGCCATGGGGTACTTCACCTGGCGTCACGGTCGCATTCACCGCATCGACTCGCTCAATGAAACATGGCTGGAGGCCGAGTCACGGCTGCGAGAAGACTTCTTCGTTCCGGGGCTCCTGCCCGGGGACATCGCCCGGCTGCGCTCCAAGCTGGGCATGCATGATCTCTTCAAGAAGGCGGGCATTCCCCACCCGGACGCCATCCCCGCCACGGACGCGGCCCAGGTCAAAGCCTTCGCTCAGCGGGTGGGCTACCCGCTTGTGCTCAAGCCCGACGTGGGCGTGGGGGCCGCTCACACCTTCAAGGTGAAGAACGACGGCGAGGTGGACGCGCTGTTCACCCAGCCCCTGCCCACCAGCTACGTGGCGCAGACGTTCGTCCAGGGCGCCATCGTCACCTACGACGGCATGGTGGACCGGGAGGGCCGCATCGTCTGCACCTTCAGCCACGAATACAGCAACGGCATCATGGAGTCGGTCATCGAGCAGCGCGATACCGTCATCTGGAGCCTCCGGGACTTGCCGCCCGAGCTGGATGCCTTGGGCCAGCGCATGGTGGCCGCCCTGGGGCTGCGGGAGCGCTGGTTCCACCTGGAGTTCTTCCGGCTCGACAACGGGAGCTTCGTTGCGCTCGAGGCCAACCTGCGTCCGCCCGGCAGCGTGCTCACCGACATGATGAACTACGCCTGTGACATCGATGTCTACCGGCTGTGGGCGCGGATGCTCACCGGCGAGCCGGTCTGTCCCTTCCAGTACACGCGGAAGTACCACGTCTGTCACACCGCCCGGCGCTCCAGCCGCCACTACACGCATCCCCACCGGGAGGTGGTGTCGAAGCTGGGTGAGTCGCTGCTTCAGCACCTGGAGATGCCCGCGGTCTTCCACAGCGCGCTGGGCAACGAGATCTACATCACGCGCCACCAGAACCTGGACACCATGAAGGAGGCCGTCCAGTTCATCCAGAAGATCGCCTGA
- a CDS encoding mannose-1-phosphate guanylyltransferase, whose amino-acid sequence MALYPVIMAGGSGTRFWPLSRQARPKQFLPLASKLPLITDTAARLKGLASLKDTFIVCGPLHAKAAAKLVKGLPPKNLLVEPVARNTAPAIALATVQVAARDPQGILIVLPSDHHVADPAAFRKTLAEAARLAERGHIVTLGIQPHRPETGYGYIQLGESLEGGGRKVKAFKEKPDLETAQGYVTSGEFLWNGGIFVFRADVMLAAFAQHMPEMKKGLAALSGAVGKRTFPAVLKKVFPKLPALSIDYGVMEKASNIAVLPGDFGWSDVGSFAAIPEVRPADARGNVISGEETVVVDCEGCVVLGDKRPLAVVGLTDVVVVDAGDAVLVVPKDKSQDVRKVVEALKARRRQKYL is encoded by the coding sequence ATGGCCCTCTATCCCGTCATCATGGCCGGTGGCTCCGGCACCCGTTTCTGGCCCCTGTCCCGTCAGGCGCGTCCCAAGCAGTTCCTGCCCTTGGCCTCGAAGCTCCCCCTCATCACCGATACCGCCGCCCGGCTCAAGGGGCTGGCCTCCCTGAAGGACACCTTCATCGTCTGTGGCCCCTTGCACGCCAAGGCCGCCGCGAAGCTGGTGAAGGGGCTGCCCCCGAAGAACCTCCTGGTGGAGCCGGTGGCCCGCAACACCGCACCGGCCATTGCCTTGGCCACGGTCCAGGTGGCCGCCAGAGACCCTCAGGGCATCCTCATCGTCCTTCCCTCGGACCACCATGTGGCCGACCCGGCCGCCTTCCGCAAGACGCTGGCCGAGGCGGCCCGGCTCGCCGAGCGGGGCCACATCGTCACCCTGGGCATCCAGCCCCACCGGCCCGAGACGGGCTATGGCTACATCCAACTCGGCGAGTCCCTGGAAGGAGGGGGCCGGAAGGTGAAAGCCTTCAAGGAGAAGCCGGACCTGGAGACGGCCCAGGGCTATGTGACGTCCGGTGAGTTCCTGTGGAACGGCGGCATCTTCGTCTTCCGGGCGGATGTGATGCTGGCGGCGTTCGCCCAGCACATGCCGGAGATGAAGAAGGGGCTGGCGGCCCTGAGCGGCGCGGTGGGCAAGCGCACCTTCCCGGCCGTGCTCAAGAAGGTCTTCCCCAAGCTGCCTGCCCTGTCCATTGACTATGGGGTGATGGAGAAGGCCTCCAACATCGCCGTGCTGCCTGGGGACTTTGGCTGGTCCGACGTGGGCTCCTTCGCCGCCATCCCCGAGGTGCGCCCCGCGGATGCCCGCGGCAATGTCATCTCCGGGGAGGAGACGGTCGTCGTGGACTGCGAGGGCTGCGTGGTGTTGGGAGACAAGCGCCCCCTGGCCGTGGTGGGGCTCACCGACGTGGTGGTGGTGGATGCCGGGGACGCGGTGCTCGTGGTCCCCAAGGACAAGAGCCAGGATGTGCGCAAGGTGGTGGAGGCGCTCAAGGCCCGCAGGCGCCAGAAGTACCTGTAA
- a CDS encoding GDSL-type esterase/lipase family protein, which produces MNFKATSTGWTIVLTGALALGLSLAPLPESLRPIARLRQDGPLAPRLATLVLPRILTGGPAAALPPQDVLTATPHAAPGTPDALPPEEDEPSEPEEADAPTAMAPPSDLEGLGAATRARALSLEGLRERVGSQHVDIELGCRRKGASGCEESGLAPFFKTLSELHEDRRRTPVRVVHLGDSLIASDHITDVIRERLQERHGSGGKGLLYIDRPTGAGRTVRAGTASEGWQITRIIDRNYPKERLGFTGVAFASSGTGSQSARFPAEGARTAELFFQTQPQGGTVMFSADGKPLQRLLTHFDAPQMAFARVALPEGTKTLSLHTTGKVELHGVSMESGQPGIVYDTIGLPGATAEVFLRAKREAFRAQLRHRKPSLVVLMVGGNEAFYLSRDRTKPADIRASAVELVKWVRESVPDSACLVMSPLDAAVRTMGGELVPRRGSQEVGGILRDVAREGGCAYWDALAAMGGEGSAIRWLPLKLLNEDLVHPRARGSDLMGHLFDFALQRAYAREHLPLLQVEDPSGLLDSDTSLRSTFAHLRAMEDKAEGEPLDIVQLGASDTAWPGFPGAVRGALAKHFGGKDSGITYEALEEPGATAFTLNRQEPGTHEAQLAARKPQLLVFRYGTLEASQSDLDPESLHQEYTAAISRLRAATGAECLLLGPPDRLQQDSQGRWIEAVSLGRVLSTLPRVAHDAGCAYWSSRAAMGGERSMLRWQREEPALAGPDGTGLTPLGAERLAGAFVKELLAGYEASKATSAEAGQARVQTKGASPAPAPTAHAAEGG; this is translated from the coding sequence TTGAACTTCAAGGCCACATCCACCGGGTGGACCATCGTCCTCACCGGCGCGCTCGCGCTTGGGCTGTCCCTGGCCCCGCTGCCCGAGTCCCTGCGTCCCATCGCCCGCCTGCGCCAGGACGGCCCCCTCGCGCCCCGGCTGGCCACCCTGGTCCTGCCCCGCATCCTGACCGGAGGCCCCGCCGCCGCCCTGCCGCCCCAAGACGTGCTGACCGCCACCCCCCATGCCGCGCCAGGAACCCCGGATGCGTTGCCCCCCGAGGAGGACGAGCCCTCCGAGCCGGAGGAGGCGGACGCCCCCACCGCGATGGCGCCCCCCTCGGACCTGGAGGGGTTGGGCGCCGCCACGCGCGCGCGGGCCCTGTCGCTGGAAGGCCTGCGCGAGCGGGTGGGCTCCCAGCACGTGGACATCGAACTGGGCTGTCGGCGCAAGGGCGCCTCGGGGTGCGAGGAGAGCGGGCTGGCCCCCTTCTTCAAGACCTTGAGCGAGCTGCACGAGGACCGGCGCCGCACCCCGGTGCGCGTGGTGCACCTGGGCGACTCGCTCATTGCCTCGGACCACATCACGGACGTCATCCGGGAGCGGCTCCAAGAGCGCCACGGCTCGGGCGGCAAGGGGCTGCTCTACATCGACCGGCCCACGGGCGCGGGGCGCACGGTGCGCGCGGGGACGGCCAGCGAGGGCTGGCAAATCACCCGCATCATCGACCGCAACTACCCCAAGGAGCGGCTGGGCTTCACCGGCGTGGCCTTCGCTTCCAGCGGCACGGGCTCGCAGAGCGCACGCTTCCCGGCGGAGGGGGCACGTACCGCGGAACTCTTCTTTCAGACCCAGCCCCAGGGCGGCACGGTAATGTTCAGCGCGGACGGCAAGCCGCTGCAACGCCTGCTCACCCACTTCGATGCGCCCCAGATGGCCTTTGCCCGGGTGGCCCTGCCCGAGGGCACGAAGACGCTGTCGCTGCACACCACGGGCAAGGTGGAGCTGCACGGCGTCTCGATGGAGAGCGGCCAGCCGGGCATCGTCTACGACACCATTGGCCTGCCGGGGGCCACCGCGGAGGTGTTTCTCCGCGCGAAGCGGGAGGCCTTCCGCGCCCAGCTTCGCCACCGCAAGCCCTCGCTGGTGGTGCTGATGGTGGGCGGCAACGAAGCCTTCTACCTCTCCCGGGACAGGACGAAACCCGCGGACATCCGCGCCTCGGCGGTGGAGCTGGTGAAGTGGGTGCGCGAGTCCGTGCCGGACTCGGCCTGCCTCGTCATGTCCCCGCTGGACGCGGCGGTGCGCACCATGGGCGGCGAGCTGGTGCCGCGCCGGGGCTCCCAGGAGGTGGGCGGCATCCTGCGCGACGTTGCCCGAGAGGGCGGATGTGCCTACTGGGATGCGCTCGCCGCCATGGGCGGAGAGGGCTCCGCCATCCGCTGGCTCCCGCTGAAGCTGCTGAACGAGGACCTCGTGCACCCCCGCGCGAGGGGTTCCGACCTGATGGGCCATCTGTTCGACTTCGCCCTCCAGCGCGCCTACGCCCGGGAGCACCTGCCGCTCCTGCAAGTGGAGGATCCCTCCGGGCTCCTCGACAGCGACACCTCCCTGAGAAGCACCTTCGCGCACCTCCGGGCGATGGAGGACAAGGCGGAAGGGGAGCCGCTGGACATCGTTCAGCTCGGCGCGTCCGACACGGCCTGGCCCGGCTTCCCCGGCGCCGTGCGGGGCGCACTCGCCAAGCACTTCGGGGGAAAAGACTCGGGCATCACCTACGAGGCACTCGAGGAACCCGGCGCCACGGCCTTCACGCTGAACCGCCAGGAGCCGGGGACCCACGAGGCGCAGCTCGCCGCGCGCAAGCCCCAACTGCTCGTGTTCCGCTACGGCACGCTCGAAGCCAGCCAGTCAGACTTGGACCCGGAGTCCCTGCACCAAGAGTACACGGCGGCCATCTCCCGGTTGCGGGCCGCCACGGGAGCGGAGTGCCTGCTCCTCGGCCCCCCGGATCGCCTGCAACAGGACTCCCAGGGCCGCTGGATCGAGGCAGTCTCCCTGGGGCGTGTGCTCTCCACGCTGCCCCGGGTGGCCCATGATGCGGGATGCGCCTACTGGTCCTCCCGGGCAGCCATGGGCGGTGAGCGCTCGATGCTGCGCTGGCAGCGCGAGGAGCCCGCGCTGGCCGGGCCCGATGGAACGGGGCTGACGCCCCTGGGCGCCGAGCGGCTCGCGGGCGCCTTCGTGAAGGAGCTGCTGGCAGGCTACGAGGCCTCCAAGGCCACGTCCGCGGAGGCGGGCCAAGCCCGCGTTCAGACGAAGGGGGCCTCGCCCGCGCCTGCCCCCACCGCCCACGCCGCGGAGGGCGGCTGA
- a CDS encoding MBOAT family O-acyltransferase translates to MQSTSIPYLVFLALTFALYWAVHRHRVARLGVLLVASLCFYVAWTPLPILVFFVGAGFDHLVVKGLARAKSPRARKALVTASVVFNLGLLGTFKYADLFRQTAQSLLAPLGVHVRAEPFGWLLPVGLSFLCFQAISYVVDVYRGKASAEHSYLEHLLYLLFFPRVVSGPIVRASALLERFNEVPTLTPEAGGRALYRIAVGLVKKLVIADVLGSGLVDPVFGNPEAYTSAECLVAAVAYTFELYLDFSGYSDVAIGAAALFGFEFPENFQRPYLARNLFEFWNRWHMSLSSWLRDYLYIPLGGNRRSKPRVLFNLMTVMVLGGLWHGADWRFAIWGAVHGVGLGLLRTWWWIRGGRPEAAGPGRVGLGMLVTFTVVVLTRVVFRAPDLAHAGEFYARMALGMPGLDNVSGLVWAMLGVAVVSHMLPMRLFHDAGTLFVRMPVPVRAVVLVLIGLGIRHLSAVETRPYVYLQF, encoded by the coding sequence ATGCAGTCCACCAGCATCCCCTACCTGGTCTTCCTGGCGCTCACCTTCGCGCTGTACTGGGCCGTGCACCGCCACCGGGTGGCGCGTCTGGGGGTGCTGCTCGTCGCGAGCCTGTGCTTCTACGTGGCCTGGACGCCCCTGCCCATCCTCGTTTTCTTCGTGGGCGCGGGCTTCGACCACCTGGTGGTGAAGGGGCTGGCGCGGGCGAAGTCCCCGCGCGCACGCAAGGCGCTGGTGACGGCGTCGGTGGTCTTCAACCTGGGGCTGCTGGGCACCTTCAAGTACGCGGACCTGTTCCGGCAGACAGCGCAGTCCCTGCTGGCCCCGCTCGGGGTGCACGTGCGCGCCGAGCCCTTCGGGTGGCTGTTGCCCGTGGGGCTGTCCTTCCTGTGCTTCCAGGCCATCAGCTACGTGGTGGACGTGTACCGGGGCAAGGCGAGCGCGGAGCACAGCTACCTGGAGCACCTGCTCTACCTGCTCTTCTTCCCGCGCGTGGTGTCGGGCCCCATCGTCCGGGCCTCGGCCCTGCTGGAGCGCTTCAACGAGGTGCCCACGCTCACGCCCGAAGCCGGAGGCCGCGCGCTGTACCGCATCGCGGTGGGCCTGGTGAAGAAGCTGGTCATCGCGGACGTGCTCGGCAGCGGGCTGGTGGATCCCGTGTTCGGCAACCCCGAGGCCTACACCTCGGCCGAGTGCCTGGTGGCGGCGGTGGCCTATACCTTCGAGCTGTACCTGGACTTCTCGGGGTACTCGGACGTGGCCATCGGCGCGGCGGCGCTCTTCGGCTTCGAGTTCCCGGAGAACTTCCAGCGGCCCTACCTGGCGCGCAACCTGTTCGAGTTCTGGAACCGCTGGCACATGAGCCTGTCGAGCTGGCTCCGGGACTACCTCTACATTCCCCTGGGCGGCAACCGGCGCTCGAAGCCGCGGGTGCTCTTCAACCTGATGACGGTGATGGTGCTGGGCGGCCTGTGGCATGGGGCGGACTGGCGCTTCGCCATCTGGGGCGCCGTGCATGGAGTGGGCCTGGGGCTGCTGCGCACCTGGTGGTGGATCCGCGGCGGCAGGCCCGAAGCCGCGGGGCCCGGGCGGGTGGGCCTGGGCATGCTGGTCACCTTCACCGTGGTGGTGCTCACGCGCGTGGTGTTCCGGGCACCGGACCTGGCCCACGCCGGCGAGTTCTACGCGCGCATGGCCCTGGGCATGCCGGGGTTGGACAACGTGAGCGGCCTGGTGTGGGCCATGCTGGGGGTGGCGGTGGTGAGCCACATGCTGCCCATGCGCCTCTTCCATGACGCCGGGACGCTCTTCGTGCGCATGCCCGTGCCGGTGCGCGCGGTGGTGCTGGTGCTCATCGGCCTGGGCATCCGCCACCTGTCGGCGGTGGAGACGCGGCCCTACGTCTATCTCCAGTTCTGA
- a CDS encoding CoA pyrophosphatase encodes MDALFDALETRLASLPPQALNLPGRVLRESAVLVPLFEREGVPHILFTRRPAHLRNHADQFSFPGGRRDPEDATALHTALRETEEELGIARAHVRVLGMLDEVPTTTSFRIQPFVGVIPGDGQYRPNPEEVSFILEVPLRGLLEPTLHRTEKRTYQGVEYDVDFYTYNSHVVWGATARILRRLLTLVSEVYPPGWG; translated from the coding sequence GTGGACGCGCTCTTCGATGCCTTGGAGACCCGGCTTGCCTCGTTGCCTCCCCAGGCCCTGAACCTGCCAGGGCGGGTGTTGCGAGAGTCCGCGGTGCTTGTTCCGCTCTTCGAGCGCGAGGGGGTTCCACACATCCTCTTCACGCGCCGGCCCGCCCACCTGCGCAACCATGCCGATCAGTTCTCCTTTCCTGGAGGACGCAGGGACCCGGAGGATGCGACGGCCCTGCACACCGCGCTCCGGGAGACGGAGGAGGAGTTGGGAATCGCCCGGGCTCACGTGCGCGTACTGGGCATGTTGGACGAGGTGCCCACCACGACATCCTTTCGCATCCAGCCCTTCGTGGGGGTCATTCCCGGAGATGGGCAGTACCGGCCCAATCCCGAGGAGGTGTCCTTTATCCTCGAGGTGCCGTTGCGAGGGCTGCTGGAGCCCACCCTCCACCGCACCGAGAAGCGCACGTACCAGGGCGTCGAGTACGACGTGGACTTCTATACCTACAACTCCCACGTGGTCTGGGGCGCCACCGCGCGCATTCTTCGCCGGTTGCTGACCCTTGTCTCCGAGGTGTATCCGCCCGGGTGGGGTTGA